One stretch of Aquimarina sp. Aq107 DNA includes these proteins:
- a CDS encoding ABC transporter ATP-binding protein gives MIKAKNIHKHYGDLHVLKGVDLHIKEGEIVSIVGASGAGKTTLLQILGTLDRASKEKGSDLSINNNIINFLSEKQLSKFRNEQLGFIFQFHQLLPEFTALENVCIPAFIKKVPKADAEKRAKELLGFLGLEHRSDHKPNELSGGEQQRVAVARSLINNPKVIFADEPSGNLDSESAENLHKLFFKLRDEYGQTFVIVTHNEELANMADRKLVMVDGKIVDKS, from the coding sequence GCGATTTACATGTCTTAAAAGGTGTTGATTTACATATAAAAGAAGGAGAAATTGTTTCTATTGTAGGTGCTTCTGGTGCAGGAAAAACTACATTGCTACAAATTTTAGGAACTTTAGATAGAGCATCAAAAGAAAAAGGAAGTGATTTATCAATTAACAATAACATCATAAATTTCCTTTCGGAGAAGCAACTTTCTAAATTCAGAAATGAACAATTAGGATTTATTTTCCAGTTTCATCAACTGTTACCTGAATTCACAGCATTAGAAAATGTATGCATTCCAGCTTTTATTAAAAAAGTACCAAAAGCGGATGCAGAAAAAAGAGCTAAAGAATTACTTGGTTTTTTAGGATTAGAACATCGATCTGACCATAAACCTAATGAGCTTTCTGGTGGGGAACAGCAAAGAGTTGCTGTAGCGAGATCGTTAATAAATAATCCTAAAGTAATTTTTGCTGACGAACCTTCTGGTAATTTAGATAGTGAATCTGCAGAAAATTTACATAAACTATTCTTCAAACTTAGAGATGAGTATGGACAAACTTTTGTTATCGTTACCCATAATGAAGAGTTAGCAAATATGGCAGATCGTAAACTAGTTATGGTAGATGGTAAAATTGTAGACAAGTCATAG
- a CDS encoding TIGR02757 family protein, producing the protein MKKLNKTELKEFLDEKAAFYEQPKFIETDPVQIPHLFTQKEDIEIAGFLTATISWGNRKSILKNAHKLMSLLGNSPHDYVMNHSETTLENLEGFVHRTFNSKDLSYFIKALQNIYNKFGDLESFFSQYNEEAFLQNAIHHFKKEFFTLPHLPRTQKHISDPHKNSAAKRINMFLRWMVRDAGAGVDLGIWKSMSPSQLSCPLDVHSGNVARKLGLFSRKQNDGKALLELDTKLRKLDPLDPIKYDYALFGLGVFEKF; encoded by the coding sequence GTGAAGAAACTTAATAAAACTGAACTCAAAGAATTTCTTGATGAAAAAGCAGCTTTTTATGAGCAACCGAAATTCATAGAAACTGATCCAGTTCAAATTCCTCACTTATTTACACAAAAAGAAGATATAGAAATAGCAGGTTTTCTTACGGCAACCATTTCTTGGGGAAATCGTAAAAGTATTTTAAAAAATGCTCATAAATTAATGTCTCTTTTAGGTAATTCACCGCATGATTATGTTATGAACCATTCGGAGACAACACTGGAAAACCTGGAAGGTTTTGTACACAGAACTTTTAATAGCAAAGACCTCTCCTATTTTATAAAGGCATTACAAAACATTTACAATAAGTTTGGTGACTTAGAAAGTTTCTTTTCTCAATATAATGAAGAAGCCTTTTTACAAAATGCAATACATCACTTTAAAAAAGAGTTTTTTACACTACCGCACCTTCCAAGAACCCAAAAACATATCAGTGATCCTCATAAAAATTCTGCTGCCAAAAGAATTAATATGTTCCTTAGATGGATGGTAAGAGATGCGGGGGCTGGTGTAGATCTAGGAATTTGGAAAAGCATGTCGCCATCACAATTATCCTGTCCATTAGATGTTCATTCTGGTAATGTAGCAAGAAAGTTAGGTTTATTCAGTAGAAAGCAAAATGATGGAAAAGCTTTATTGGAGTTAGACACCAAATTAAGGAAGTTAGACCCGTTAGACCCTATAAAATATGACTATGCTTTATTTGGATTAGGTGTTTTTGAAAAATTCTAA